In a genomic window of Lepisosteus oculatus isolate fLepOcu1 chromosome 5, fLepOcu1.hap2, whole genome shotgun sequence:
- the morf4l1 gene encoding mortality factor 4-like protein 1 isoform X2, producing the protein MAPKQDPKPKFQEGERVLCFHGPLLYEAKCVKVNIKDKQVKYFIHYSGWNKNWDEWVPESRVLKYVDTNLQKQKELQKANQEQYAEGKMRGVAPSKKIAAVQQKNVELKTKKNKQKTPGAGEGTSSGEMPQPPRKKRARVDPTVESEETFINRVEVKVKIPEELKPWLVDDWDLITRQKQLFHLPAKKNVDSVLEDYANYKKSRGNSDNKEYAVNEVVAGIREYFNVMLGTQLLYKFERPQYAEILADHPDAPMSQVYGAPHLLRLFVRIGAMLAYTPLDEKSLALLLNYLQDFLKYLVKNGSALFSASDYEVAPPEYHRKAV; encoded by the exons ATGGCGCCAAAACAGGACCCTAAGCCTAAATTTCAAGAAG GTGAACGAGTTCTGTGTTTTCATGGGCCATTGCTCTACGAAGCTAAG TGTGTAAAGGTTAATATCAAGGACAAGCAAGTGAAGTACTTCATTCATTACAGCGGATGGAATAAAAA TTGGGATGAATGGGTTCCTGAGAGCAGAGTGCTCAAATATGTGGACACGAATCTACAGAAACAAAAGGAGCTTCAAAAGGCTAATCA GGAACAATATGCAGAGGGAAAGATGAGGGGTGTAGCGCCGAGCAAGAAGATTGCTGCTGTGCAGcaaaaaaatgttgaatt GAAAACCAAAAAGAACAAGCAGAAAA CACCAGGAGCTGGCGAAGGGACCAGCTCTGGGGAGATGCCTCAGCCCCCCAGAAAGAAGAGGGCACGTGTCGACCCTACAGTTGAGAGC GAAGAAACGTTTATAAACCGAGTGGAGGTGAAGGTGAAGATCCCAGAGGAGCTGAAGCCCTGGCTGGTGGATGACTGGGACCTGATCACCCGACAGAAACAG CTTTTTCACCTGCCTGCTAAAAAGAATGTTGATTCTGTCTTGGAAGACTATGCAAATTATAAGAAATCAAGAGGAAACTCTGACAATAA GGAGTACGCAGTCAACGAAGTGGTGGCTGGGATCCGGGAATACTTCAATGTGATGCTGGGCACTCAGTTGCTATACAAGTTTGAAAGGCCGCAGTATGCAGAGATACTGGCCGACCACCCCGATGCACCCATGTCGCAGGTCTACGGAGCACCGCACCTTTTAAGGCTTTTTG tgCGAATTGGAGCAATGCTGGCCTATACACCCCTTGATGAAAAGAGTCTAGCTCTGCTTCTGAACTACCTGCAAGATTTCTTAAA GTATCTAGTGAAGAATGGCTCTGCTCTATTTAGTGCCAGTGACTATGAAGTAGCTCCTCCAGAATACCACAGGAAAGCGGTTTGA
- the morf4l1 gene encoding mortality factor 4-like protein 1 isoform X1: MAPKQDPKPKFQEGERVLCFHGPLLYEAKCVKVNIKDKQVKYFIHYSGWNKNWDEWVPESRVLKYVDTNLQKQKELQKANQEQYAEGKMRGVAPSKKIAAVQQKNVELKTKKNKQKTPGAGEGTSSGEMPQPPRKKRARVDPTVESEETFINRVEVKVKIPEELKPWLVDDWDLITRQKQLFHLPAKKNVDSVLEDYANYKKSRGNSDNNREYAVNEVVAGIREYFNVMLGTQLLYKFERPQYAEILADHPDAPMSQVYGAPHLLRLFVRIGAMLAYTPLDEKSLALLLNYLQDFLKYLVKNGSALFSASDYEVAPPEYHRKAV; the protein is encoded by the exons ATGGCGCCAAAACAGGACCCTAAGCCTAAATTTCAAGAAG GTGAACGAGTTCTGTGTTTTCATGGGCCATTGCTCTACGAAGCTAAG TGTGTAAAGGTTAATATCAAGGACAAGCAAGTGAAGTACTTCATTCATTACAGCGGATGGAATAAAAA TTGGGATGAATGGGTTCCTGAGAGCAGAGTGCTCAAATATGTGGACACGAATCTACAGAAACAAAAGGAGCTTCAAAAGGCTAATCA GGAACAATATGCAGAGGGAAAGATGAGGGGTGTAGCGCCGAGCAAGAAGATTGCTGCTGTGCAGcaaaaaaatgttgaatt GAAAACCAAAAAGAACAAGCAGAAAA CACCAGGAGCTGGCGAAGGGACCAGCTCTGGGGAGATGCCTCAGCCCCCCAGAAAGAAGAGGGCACGTGTCGACCCTACAGTTGAGAGC GAAGAAACGTTTATAAACCGAGTGGAGGTGAAGGTGAAGATCCCAGAGGAGCTGAAGCCCTGGCTGGTGGATGACTGGGACCTGATCACCCGACAGAAACAG CTTTTTCACCTGCCTGCTAAAAAGAATGTTGATTCTGTCTTGGAAGACTATGCAAATTATAAGAAATCAAGAGGAAACTCTGACAATAA TAGGGAGTACGCAGTCAACGAAGTGGTGGCTGGGATCCGGGAATACTTCAATGTGATGCTGGGCACTCAGTTGCTATACAAGTTTGAAAGGCCGCAGTATGCAGAGATACTGGCCGACCACCCCGATGCACCCATGTCGCAGGTCTACGGAGCACCGCACCTTTTAAGGCTTTTTG tgCGAATTGGAGCAATGCTGGCCTATACACCCCTTGATGAAAAGAGTCTAGCTCTGCTTCTGAACTACCTGCAAGATTTCTTAAA GTATCTAGTGAAGAATGGCTCTGCTCTATTTAGTGCCAGTGACTATGAAGTAGCTCCTCCAGAATACCACAGGAAAGCGGTTTGA